In Salvelinus namaycush isolate Seneca chromosome 12, SaNama_1.0, whole genome shotgun sequence, the DNA window CAGATGGAagtatccaagcagaagataaatctccttcaaatgttgatatttggttgcattgacaaccaaacacattataacttttgaaatacaataaatagcctattagCTTGCCTACAAGGTAGcaaatgatatgttggattcacaccTCTAACTCAACCAAAAATAAAGTTATAGAATGGGATTAAGCCAGCGGCTCAGATGTACCTATGGATAGTTCTATCTCCtttaaaatgttgatatttggttgcattgtcaAGCAAACATAATCCACTATTACTTTTATAATACAGTAAATAGTCTAGAGTAAATGCTCTTCTACAAACTAATGTAAAATTCAACCATTAAACAAGTAACAGATCCATGGCCACATTGAGTTTACTGTAACTATAGATGTATTCGTATGTAATCATATAAAGTGTGCTAGTTCAATACAGCATGTATAGGTCATAGCAGGTCTGTGGATATGTTCATAATTGCTGTAACAATCTGCGCAGAATCTCAAACGCCATTGATCACTTGCAcgatgtacttttaatgtaatctcaactgcaatccaggtcatttggttctgctattagatgaagcacagtgataacacaatCTGTtgcataaataaacaaaatatctgacattgtattcccagtagaactttgctgtgcttttaaatggttgaaagcttAGTGgtgacacattggaaattcaactaacttttggctgtctttttgactgggtgaatataggttgtaatctcattgatcaacgtctcaaccaaatattacccaattatccactTTGAAATGACGTGATGTGCCCAGCGTGTAGTGCGAGCACTTGAGATGCTAGCTTGAGAGAGGTATTGTGGCAACTTGAGCGGTGTGTATTTTAACATGTGAGCGTAAGATATTATTCTCATTCTCATATGCATTTTTATGTACCTGGCGACGTTTATGTACCTGGCGACTTGTTGTGCTTGTGTGAGGGTGGAGGATGAGCTTGGAATCGGCGCCGGGACTGCAGAGCCCGTCGATCAGGTTCTTGTTGCAGTCTCCTAGGCTGTCCATGTGGGAGAGTTTGGGGTAGGCCACATGGCCCGTCAGGTCCAGCAGATCTTCCAGGGCTCGGGCATTACTCATGGCGTTTTCCTGGACCTCATTGACTGGGGAGAACTCTGGGATGGAGATAAGTTCCTCCTTGGAAACTGGgctgagaggggaagagggagcaACATTTGTGAATATCATAATGGTTATTCCATCGATCGAATACTACTATGACCATGTCTGTACATCTATGGGGCATGCTGTCCTTGGGTAATCAAGGGCGGATATGAGGGGAATAATTTATTATGCAAATTGTTAAACACGAAGCCATTTTTACTATCAATATTCCTCAGGGTATGAGGAAAAAGATGTGGTAAAGCTAAGGGTCCAAATAGGATTCTGATGAGACAATATCACTAATACTCTAAGAATAACAAACatagatgcggtaaagaggtcATTGGAACTCGACCAAAGCAATGGAAATGCCATGGAAACGCGTGGGGGAAAGATCCCGAACGTCCTCATTGCCCCCCAGCTATTGtttatgtgtatttcacactaagTTGAGGTAAAAATCTGAGTATAATtcttgtatggatgtcaaccccaatacatATTCATGTCATCATCACCAATCAACTCCGTTATGCTTAAAAAACAACCTACTACCACCACTGATTTCTGTATGCTAGCACTCCTAGCAGCTTATACGAACATGTGTTTGCATTTATCAatcacttcttctaaacctgaaaagggacaaCTTACAAATGCTTTGCAGCAAAAACAAACGTGTATCCAAATCTGACTTTAGTAACCCcattgtgggcctgttacaatacatcaatcatgaCGGATTTTacaaatatccactttgttagatcagTTTTGTTGACCGTGTGCCAATCCGTCATCCTTCTTCTATCACCCACGGTCTGCTTTCCATTGACCTCTTTCTCGCATGTATAGCTAGGTTTCTGGCATGGTGGGCAAGTGTATGCAAATGTTCATACTAACCAGTATCTCTAGAATTTATTGGTTCCACATCATGCATTCCTGTAGATAGAAATGGCCTTGCTCTGATGGCTTACCTGACCTCCATGGACTGCACCTCATCATACGCCCCACTGCTCTTCACATCCAGAAGCTCCAGGTTGATGAGTGGAGGTGGGGGTTGGCCCACTGGTAGGAGTGCCAGGGACAGTTTGTTGGGCTGCACCCCTTGTCCGATAGTCTGTGTGGTCAACGTCACGTTTACTTGAGTACTCTCCTCGGTTTTGAGCTGAGCAGTGGCTTGGCTGCTCACCTTGGTACCCTCCTGTTTCTTCACCTGTACATTCACTTGTGCATTCTCCTGCTTGATCACGTGGGAAGTGACCTTTCCCTTCACTAAGACATTCTCCTGCTTGATCACGTGGGAAGTGACCTTTCCCTTCACTAAGACATTCTCCTGCTTGATCACGTGGGAAGTGACCTTCCCCTTCACTAAGACACTCTCTTGCTTGAGAGCCTGGGCTGCACCCTGTACATTTACTTGTTGAGCGTCCTGTCCCTTTTCCAAAACATTCTTCAGTGGGGTCACCTGATCAGTGGCTTGCCCCTTCACCAGGGCAGTGTCCTGCTTGTTGACACAGGCAGCGACCTGCCCATTAACCTGAGACTCAACTTTTGGGTTTTCGTGCACATTCACCTGAGCATTAGCTCCAATGTTCATCTTTGAGTTCATCTGCATTTCCCCTGTAGagaacagaaatatcacattgcACAGGACTATTCCCTGAGAAAGAGCACCACATGACCTGGCCAAGGATGGCTTAAATTAAAGAGATGCTAATTATACACAAATCCCATGCCTCCTCTAAAATCATGTCAGCCTATTTAAGCGACCTACTGTATCTTACTGCGACAAAAGCATTGTCACATTAGTTAAGTCcatggccctaaccctaacctatatGCACCACTTTGGGAACATTTCATGAGCTACCTTTGCGAGCCAGAGGGGCTTCCAATATCTTGTAGACAGGCAGATTTGCAAATGTCCTCTGTTCTACATCAGCTAACAAAATAAAGAAATGCATATTGGTCCTTCTCTTTAATTGCATTACATTTTCTAAATATATAAAGTTACATGCTGAGGGCTGCATTGTGGCAGGGACAGAGGAGTTATAAATAGCCAAAGACCTTGAATGGATGGCCTTGAATACAATCTAGGATGCAGAGTGAATCTGATCCTCTCCTGAGGACAGGTATTGGAAAAACACTGCTACATCACAGCCATGCAGGAGTCTCCTATATTGATGGAAAAGTACTGGGCTCTCTCACCCACCAGGCTACCCACTGCTGCCACTGGGTGGGACTCCTACATTTATACATTCATAGTGTCTTTCCTGCTGGGGTGAGCAGGCAGGCAGAGTATCAGTGGATGAATGGAGTGGGTCACCTACCTGGTGGTGAGACAGGTTGAGTCTCCACCTGCCCCTCCTCCTGCGTCAATATGGAACACAGATGGAGGCAACATCTATTATTCCACAGCAAATAAGAGGACAATTATGTATAGTATTGTGTGATTAAGACCTGTGGTAATCAGGACGCATAAACCAATGTATCAACAATGATACAATTTAATCATGATAATGATCACAACATAGATATAAAAACAAAAGCTCTTGGGTGGGGGGGTACAAGCCGCAAAGCGTATCCTGTATTGGTATGCAATACCTGACAAGATCACAAAACATCACGTGGGTATTATAGGAGTCAGCAGGTCTCTTTGCTTGAGGCGTGCAGAGCTATGAGAACGGCAGGCATCTCTACAGTACCTTCATCTCTTCCTGGTTCTCATCATTCTTCCTGGTTCTCTTCATTATCTCCTCAATTCTCTGTGGAGATGTAGCAACATACAGACTTTGATATGTACTGAGTGCTGCAGACTGGGTATCAGATATACTGATTAATTCAATAATAATTGAATTTGGAGTCATAAAAACCTTCTTCCTCagctgtctctcctcctcctcttgcagcttcagtatctctctctcctgatgCTGACGCTCTGCATCCTTCTGAGCCTGAAACTCGCCCTCTTCCTTCTGTATTGATAAAGACGCAGGATTTATGCTTGGAATAATGTAAGACATGTACTGTGCATATACACAACgttacacacaaacatgcacatacACCAGAGAAACATATCACCATACATAAAGTGACCCCCCCactgtgacccctgacctctctGTCCATCTGGACCTGTAGCTCCTTCTCCCGGACCTCCCTCTGCCGTTTCTCCTCTTCCACTCTCCTCCTGCGGAGGTCCTCCTGTctgctcttctcctcctcctgccgTGCCCGCTCCTCTGCCTTTCTCCTCCTCAGCTGCTCCGCCTTCAGACTGagtgacacagacagacatggtGACTTACATTATACCCTCCCAGTCACAGACACGGACAAGCAGACACCATCTATGCATTATGTACAGGCACACAGAGAGACACGGTGACATGGTGGCACACAGTCTCCTTACCGTTCCTCCTCCTTCTGCTCACAACGTTGTTTCTCCTCCAACTCCTTCTGCACCCTGGCCAGACGCCTACGCTCCGCTAGCAGTCTGGATGCTTCCTCTGCGTTTGTCGTCCCGGCAACTCCTTTCCCTGTTGTTGTCACTGGCGATGGCTCTGTCACAAAGACAACGGCAGACATCAGTGTGCATTGAAACAGGTGCCCTTTTGACAATGCACTGATAGGTGTACTTAAATATTGACATACACAAAAAGATTGGTAAACAGTAGAGTTTCACCTGTGCTCTTATCTGCATTCAGTTCACTGCTGGTGGACTTTGGCATCTTCTTATCTGGGGTGTCTATTTTGGAGGCTTTCTTATCAGAAGTGTCAGTCATAGAGTCCTTTCTTTCAGAAATCTCACCTTTTAAGTTCTTACCGGGGGTCTCAGTTTTGGGAAATCTCTTTTCTGGGGTCTCAGTTTTGGGAAATCTCTTTTCTGGGGTCTCAGTTTTGGCCAGTTTTTTTTCAGGGGTGTCTGCTTGAGAAGACTTCTTAGGGCTCTGGATATCAGACATACTTTTCACAGGGGTTTCTGGCTTGGAGACATTTCTGTCATTGATGTTGTTGTGACTTTTGGCTTCTTCAACATGTCCATCCTCCTTGTTGCCGTTGGTAACCGGGGTGGTGGGTCTGTGCCTGATGGGAGAGGGGTGGTACTGGCGCACAGTGCAGGGAGACTGAGTACGGCTCTTAGGCAGCAACCTACAACCAGAAGGACATTATTATCCTCTGTCATAGTAACTAGGACATACCACACGGATACAGCAGCAGGACAGTGAGTCTTACTTGGGGGTGGCGGGGGAGGCTGCGCGTCTGGTGAACATGGCTGGGGATTCTGCTCTTCTCACGGAGGAGCCTGTCGCTGGGGAgccagtccttctctctctgcgTAACCTTTCTTTCTGAAAGCACACACAAGATAATGTGTGTGTTTCCGGATGTAATCATGCCAACATGGCCCTACCAACTGCTAGCAGGGTTCTGCACTGGTTTCTCTCTATTCTATAACCAAGTGGGTAGGTAAGACCAGTCTGACCTTGGGGGTTTGAGGGGTTGAGCGAGATCCTCCTGGTGactcctctggagagccctggaGCCTCCGTCGATCAACCCGGCTTGGCGAGCCCCGGTAGGGTGACCTGTGGGGGCTGCAGGGAGCTGCACAACGACAGGcatcagaggtcagaggtcaaaataataataatcaagtGAAGAAGTATTGTAGTCAAAGGAGATACAAAGTAGTAATTCTATGTTTTTGGATCAATACCCACAGTATAGGTATGGAGGACATTAACAATACTATAAATGGTTTAAATCAAATCATACAAACTATTTTGTCTTTCACATGTTTATCTGTGGCAAGTTGGAGTGATGTGTGGCATGGACacacattttatttaactaggcaagccagtgaataacaaattcttattttacaatgacggcctaccccggccaaaacctcccctaacccagaccatGCTGGgcattgtgcaccgccctatgggactcccgttcacagccggttgtgatacagcccgggatcgaaccagggtatgtagtgacgcctctagcactgagacgcagtgcattagaccgctgcgccactcgggagcctaaaaTAAATCACAAATATTAAATAAAATTGCATGTGGAAAAGAAAAACATCCACACACGCTGTTGATGCCCAAAACGTTTATGCTAACGCAACATTTTCTCTGCCATATTATCAGAGGTGTAGTAGCGGGTACTCGCACGTAAACTTTGTTTATTTACCTTTTTTATTTTTCTCAGGCATTTACCCACCGGAAAAACGGATTGAAAGTATAGGGAGCGTTACTTTACTCCTTGCGGACGGCGATCTGTGTTTAACCACCtatttttttttaccactacataTAAGGCATGCCCAACTAAGCAACACTTTTGCAAGTATCTTAGCAGGTAGGTATTTCTTCTCCTTGTCACACCAAAACATTGTAGACAGCAGTCCCACCAGGAAACACGCATATCTACACCCTCAGACACACGTTCACAAAAGCCAGACCTTGACATAAATAAAGTGGATAAACAAGTGTCTATCTGCAGAACTGCAAACGCTGTCATGCATTCCCTAGTCTCTGCATCACCAATGATGCAAAGTTTCTAGGGGGTATTACCTGTCTGGAAATATTTACTGCCAATGTGCAAAAAAATGATCAGTCCAGATGTATTCTCTAGGTGTTACCTGTGTATCGGTGGCAGGGCAGATGGAGGTCTGCTGCACTGTGGCACCTGGCCATAGAGGAGTGAGTGTGGGTAAGGAGACGGTGGACCATCAGGTTCTCCACAGAGTTCAGGTGACAGCGCTGGGCTGATGGAGGGGTCAGGGGTCAATGGAGATGTTGGGAGGAGGGGACGGAGATGAGGATGACAAACAAAACAACGTATGACCATGAGGGACATGAGACAGATAAATGAAGGTGCAAGAATCACACGGGGAGGAGGAGCGGGCTAAGAATACTAGTTCTAGATTAGTGAGTACAACCGGAGAATGGAAAGGATGTCTGCCTCAAAAATATTTTGACACTGACAATGATAGCTATTAGCAGTGGTGGTGGTGAG includes these proteins:
- the LOC120057580 gene encoding MAP7 domain-containing protein 2-like; this encodes MAETAVNAVSSGALTDEVLSPPSVTEKRPQLNGLPSTLLLPGNTTNNHADVEGYLRTDDRMRLAKERREERDKGLAVREQAIREKERRAQLQYERTVEERWRKLEEQRQREELRRAAVEEKRRQRLEEEKERLEALMKRSLERSLQLEQRPKRWTWGGPGGAQGDCENAPLLASTFPHELAAPLPAASESGNRCHLNSVENLMVHRLLTHTHSSMARCHSAADLHLPCHRYTAPCSPHRSPYRGSPSRVDRRRLQGSPEESPGGSRSTPQTPKKERLRRERRTGSPATGSSVRRAESPAMFTRRAASPATPKLLPKSRTQSPCTVRQYHPSPIRHRPTTPVTNGNKEDGHVEEAKSHNNINDRNVSKPETPVKSMSDIQSPKKSSQADTPEKKLAKTETPEKRFPKTETPEKRFPKTETPGKNLKGEISERKDSMTDTSDKKASKIDTPDKKMPKSTSSELNADKSTEPSPVTTTGKGVAGTTNAEEASRLLAERRRLARVQKELEEKQRCEQKEEERLKAEQLRRRKAEERARQEEEKSRQEDLRRRRVEEEKRQREVREKELQVQMDREKEEGEFQAQKDAERQHQEREILKLQEEEERQLRKKRIEEIMKRTRKNDENQEEMKEEGQVETQPVSPPGEMQMNSKMNIGANAQVNVHENPKVESQVNGQVAACVNKQDTALVKGQATDQVTPLKNVLEKGQDAQQVNVQGAAQALKQESVLVKGKVTSHVIKQENVLVKGKVTSHVIKQENVLVKGKVTSHVIKQENAQVNVQVKKQEGTKVSSQATAQLKTEESTQVNVTLTTQTIGQGVQPNKLSLALLPVGQPPPPLINLELLDVKSSGAYDEVQSMEVSPVSKEELISIPEFSPVNEVQENAMSNARALEDLLDLTGHVAYPKLSHMDSLGDCNKNLIDGLCSPGADSKLILHPHTSTTSRQLAVSHASNDTIPRSVEYLV